One Caldisericaceae bacterium DNA segment encodes these proteins:
- a CDS encoding amidohydrolase family protein — MKYVAKGIWVDGKILEDYGFECSETFQKFLPIEELKGSSDVISLDGFVYPAFIESHAHIKELSNVLSYIDGSSKTFKEIKEIIFKSTGPVYIFNVDFNNLQESNFRDLFYYDKDVYIQSKDEHSVFVSKKFLEDSKVSIDQIPKDSLGFFKNEFLGIFKDYGIEAVKHLKRVVFTKEHLKKVEEYFLSRGIVSITNFDFDVHSVLKNNPSRLRVLQGIAKDYLKDFMQEGIKTYDGDNNFKWGPLKVFLDGSLGSQTMAMVDNKPFKGLLLMDFEELEEIVHKANEHGISVAAHAIGSKAVHIAISVYNRIKHSGILNRIEHLQFIDENDIVLLKETPFIPSMQPLHAVSDEGLYKKFMGNYKLAYAWKTVVSLKDFAIFGSDVPVEDASIFKGLFASINRSFLKEESIPLSVAINAYTEWAGLYNFLDKRGKIKEGYLSDFVVLKYPIKEDNLLTNEVMLTAKGGEVVWEK, encoded by the coding sequence ATGAAATACGTCGCAAAAGGGATTTGGGTAGATGGGAAAATTTTAGAAGATTATGGTTTTGAGTGTTCCGAGACCTTTCAAAAGTTTCTCCCAATTGAAGAATTAAAAGGAAGTAGTGATGTAATATCTTTAGATGGCTTTGTGTACCCTGCTTTTATAGAATCGCATGCACACATTAAAGAATTATCAAACGTCCTCTCCTATATTGACGGTAGTTCAAAAACTTTTAAAGAAATTAAGGAGATTATTTTTAAAAGCACTGGGCCTGTTTACATTTTCAATGTTGATTTTAACAATCTTCAAGAAAGTAATTTTAGAGATCTTTTTTACTATGATAAAGATGTTTATATACAGAGTAAAGATGAACACTCGGTATTTGTTTCAAAAAAATTCCTTGAGGACTCAAAAGTTAGTATTGACCAAATTCCTAAAGACAGTCTTGGTTTTTTTAAAAATGAGTTTTTAGGGATATTTAAGGACTATGGTATAGAAGCAGTAAAACATCTTAAAAGAGTGGTATTTACTAAAGAGCACCTTAAGAAGGTGGAAGAATACTTTCTTTCAAGAGGTATTGTAAGTATAACGAATTTCGATTTTGATGTGCATAGTGTTCTAAAGAATAACCCGTCACGATTGAGAGTTTTACAAGGTATTGCAAAAGATTATCTAAAAGATTTTATGCAAGAAGGCATTAAAACTTACGATGGTGATAACAATTTTAAATGGGGACCTTTAAAAGTATTTCTTGACGGTTCCCTTGGCTCTCAAACGATGGCAATGGTTGATAATAAACCATTCAAGGGCTTACTTCTCATGGATTTTGAAGAACTTGAAGAAATCGTTCATAAAGCAAATGAACATGGTATTTCTGTTGCAGCACATGCTATTGGCAGTAAAGCAGTCCATATTGCAATAAGTGTATATAATAGAATAAAGCATAGTGGGATTTTAAATAGAATAGAGCACTTGCAGTTCATTGATGAAAACGACATTGTTTTGTTAAAAGAAACACCTTTTATACCTTCGATGCAGCCACTTCATGCAGTATCAGATGAAGGACTTTACAAAAAGTTCATGGGAAATTATAAACTTGCTTACGCTTGGAAGACTGTGGTTTCTTTAAAGGATTTCGCTATTTTTGGCTCCGATGTTCCCGTAGAAGATGCCTCTATCTTTAAAGGGCTTTTTGCAAGTATCAATAGGTCGTTTTTAAAAGAAGAGAGTATACCACTTTCAGTTGCAATTAACGCCTATACAGAGTGGGCAGGGCTTTATAACTTTTTAGATAAAAGAGGAAAAATTAAAGAAGGATATCTATCAGATTTTGTAGTTTTGAAGTATCCTATAAAAGAGGATAATTTACTAACAAATGAGGTTATGTTAACAGCAAAAGGGGGTGAAGTAGTTTGGGAGAAATAG
- a CDS encoding GerMN domain-containing protein: MKKRKDVVRLFALFTLIVLIVGAVSFIISFGSSTNEHVYSVSMYFYDPIAKELVPKKIDFQGTVNFVARKVFEVLKNPENPNDFPTLPKELSLNSVEFKDGALLLDINTANVILTQKEEFIAFLSLANSLKTIDGVNEIKFLINSKPSDTFIRYVKIDKVLSNLVSTIPKFRSVYLYFLTPDLNNLAVEKREILDSPDPVFLIKEIVNELLYGSRLGLVSLLQKDFIESYQLKSFGIVEFNFTSKINELSLGSYTSNLLILSIVNSLTEIRDVQAVQFLVESNKVDDLFGSVNTLDPIRRFAKSYDSNFVVTYFEYNLNEDSVYVPVINPVKNIEFVKAFNLLLTPPQGLKTSLLYVNLESMRFKNNVLEITLTPKKLLDASLIDGIKMQLFLTYREFENIKEIDINLGEEAFILKR, from the coding sequence ATGAAGAAAAGAAAAGATGTTGTTCGGCTTTTTGCTCTTTTTACACTCATTGTTTTAATTGTTGGTGCCGTTTCTTTTATCATTTCTTTTGGAAGTTCAACAAATGAGCATGTTTACAGTGTATCAATGTATTTCTACGACCCAATTGCAAAAGAACTTGTCCCCAAGAAGATAGACTTTCAAGGGACAGTTAATTTTGTTGCAAGAAAAGTTTTTGAAGTTCTGAAAAATCCAGAAAACCCAAATGATTTTCCAACTCTTCCAAAAGAACTTTCACTAAACTCTGTAGAATTTAAAGATGGCGCACTTCTTTTGGATATTAATACTGCAAACGTTATTCTCACACAAAAGGAAGAGTTTATTGCCTTTTTAAGCCTTGCAAATTCTTTAAAAACTATCGATGGAGTAAATGAAATAAAATTTTTGATAAATTCAAAACCCTCGGATACATTTATTAGATATGTTAAAATTGATAAAGTTCTTTCAAACTTAGTTTCTACAATTCCAAAATTTAGAAGCGTATACCTATACTTTCTTACACCAGACTTAAATAATCTTGCCGTTGAAAAAAGAGAAATACTTGATAGTCCTGACCCTGTTTTTCTTATTAAGGAAATTGTAAACGAACTTTTATATGGTTCAAGATTAGGACTTGTAAGTCTATTACAAAAAGATTTTATAGAATCTTATCAATTGAAATCTTTTGGGATTGTTGAATTTAATTTTACAAGCAAAATTAACGAACTTTCTTTGGGAAGTTATACCTCCAATTTGTTAATCTTAAGTATTGTAAATTCTTTAACAGAAATACGGGATGTGCAAGCTGTTCAATTTTTGGTTGAGTCAAATAAAGTGGACGACCTTTTTGGTAGTGTTAATACTTTAGATCCAATAAGGAGATTTGCTAAATCCTATGACTCTAATTTTGTAGTAACTTATTTTGAATACAATTTGAATGAAGATTCAGTTTATGTTCCCGTTATTAATCCAGTAAAAAATATCGAATTTGTTAAGGCATTCAATTTGCTTTTAACTCCTCCCCAGGGCTTAAAGACTTCTCTTTTATATGTAAATTTAGAAAGTATGAGGTTTAAAAACAATGTTTTAGAAATTACGCTAACACCTAAAAAGTTGCTTGATGCAAGTTTAATTGATGGAATTAAGATGCAACTATTTCTTACGTATAGAGAATTTGAAAACATAAAGGAAATTGATATAAACTTAGGTGAGGAGGCGTTTATTTTAAAAAGATGA
- a CDS encoding glycerol-3-phosphate acyltransferase, whose translation MKILLGIIVSYILGSFPSAYIVTKLKTGKDIREIGTKNMGTGNVFHTVGVKEGLLVLFLDAGKGVLSTYISMKVLKLAPYLALSTSFFAVIGHVYPIFLGFKGGKGAATTLGVQLAFLYLYFDLKVFLIFFSIILAVYLLFIVMTKSQVISLFFLFPLYPILLYYFSRDLKVFLISTLFVVVVESFGFNTFKRDFTRLYSFRKKK comes from the coding sequence ATGAAAATTTTATTAGGAATCATAGTTTCGTATATTCTTGGCTCTTTTCCTTCTGCTTATATAGTTACAAAACTAAAAACAGGGAAAGACATAAGGGAAATAGGAACAAAAAATATGGGTACTGGAAATGTTTTTCATACCGTTGGAGTAAAAGAGGGGCTTTTAGTGCTTTTTCTTGATGCAGGAAAGGGGGTTCTTTCAACATACATTTCTATGAAAGTTTTAAAACTTGCACCTTACCTTGCGTTGTCTACCTCATTTTTTGCTGTGATTGGGCATGTGTATCCTATTTTCTTAGGCTTCAAAGGGGGAAAGGGTGCTGCAACAACACTTGGAGTTCAACTTGCATTTCTATATTTGTATTTTGATTTGAAAGTTTTTTTGATATTTTTTTCCATTATACTTGCAGTGTATCTTCTATTCATTGTAATGACAAAATCGCAGGTTATAAGTTTATTCTTCCTTTTCCCTCTGTATCCAATTTTGCTTTATTATTTTAGTAGAGATTTAAAAGTTTTCTTAATTAGCACACTTTTTGTAGTTGTAGTTGAATCATTCGGATTTAACACATTCAAAAGAGATTTTACGCGTTTGTATTCTTTTAGGAAGAAAAAATGA
- a CDS encoding sigma-70 family RNA polymerase sigma factor has translation MDEIEIINKLKKGDRGALEYLVRSTQDFLFNSLLQICHDRELAKDILADSYLLAFKYIKNFRGESTLTTWLYRIAVNELKKHFNKMKRVELRNDFETKEARQTSSSDKFNLLYEALSKLEMDEREIINLVDVQGISYEEVGEMLQIPIGTVKSRLARARDKLRGILEDMGYF, from the coding sequence ATGGATGAGATTGAAATAATTAATAAGCTTAAAAAAGGAGATAGGGGAGCATTAGAATATCTTGTAAGATCAACACAAGATTTTCTTTTTAACTCTTTACTTCAGATCTGTCATGATAGGGAATTAGCAAAAGACATACTTGCCGATTCATATCTACTTGCATTCAAATACATTAAAAATTTTAGAGGAGAGTCAACTTTGACGACTTGGCTTTATAGAATTGCAGTAAATGAATTAAAAAAACACTTCAATAAGATGAAAAGAGTTGAATTAAGAAATGATTTTGAAACAAAAGAAGCAAGACAAACCTCAAGTAGTGATAAATTTAATTTACTATATGAAGCGTTGAGTAAGCTTGAAATGGATGAGCGAGAAATCATAAACCTTGTTGATGTTCAGGGCATATCTTACGAAGAAGTGGGAGAAATGCTTCAAATACCAATTGGCACTGTTAAATCACGACTTGCAAGAGCAAGGGATAAATTGAGAGGCATTTTGGAGGATATGGGATATTTTTGA